One genomic window of Paenibacillus xylanilyticus includes the following:
- a CDS encoding PQQ-binding-like beta-propeller repeat protein has protein sequence MPNKQTKSRTEKRKSHPYVRTLTGLTAAIIAVSGGFSAMPSQALAEKADISIYNWNSYSNLTVPERKPSWTVKVDSYTDQNESYQGQQAVAEDGKVFAFSNRKLVALDAATGKQLWTYGKDLTPSIVYDNGVLYGLTSSHKPYAVNAKTGKAVWQSGTSTWVDTRERTEALIPTADTLYVIKGSTTYAFDRKTGKLRWKADEALAEGNGTAYLQESDGVVLRTFFVQGALTSVQLNAYDKKTGKKLWSEFGQGEALQIKNGLVYSVDYYTPLLQDYESDPDRKVQVNAFNLKTGTRKGSMDFTWKMSGDPPYEHGQGSALADNGKIYIEQAGKIAEYDLNTYKNGDAPTRTFQPPGGVSGELVAVVQDRLIYRDSVTDSELKGVKLVNGSAVQWNGDAPVSQVSIYGKGIYRAQRNGTLLGINMLTSQPVFRVKTGADLHEATLKTGSMIIIQAEGKLIGVKLPASLK, from the coding sequence ATGCCGAACAAACAGACTAAATCACGAACAGAAAAACGTAAATCTCATCCCTACGTTCGCACGCTTACAGGGTTAACCGCAGCCATCATCGCTGTTAGCGGAGGGTTCAGCGCGATGCCTTCCCAGGCACTCGCGGAGAAAGCGGATATCTCCATCTACAATTGGAATTCATATTCCAATTTAACTGTACCTGAACGTAAACCTTCCTGGACAGTGAAGGTAGACTCTTATACAGATCAGAATGAAAGCTATCAAGGACAACAGGCTGTTGCAGAAGACGGTAAAGTATTTGCCTTTTCTAATCGCAAGCTGGTCGCCTTGGATGCAGCAACGGGCAAACAGCTCTGGACATATGGTAAAGATCTGACCCCTAGCATCGTTTATGACAATGGCGTTCTGTATGGTCTAACCTCCAGCCATAAGCCATATGCGGTAAATGCCAAGACTGGAAAGGCTGTATGGCAATCGGGCACATCCACATGGGTGGATACGCGTGAGCGGACCGAAGCATTAATTCCTACTGCAGATACACTATACGTCATCAAAGGAAGCACCACATATGCTTTTGATCGGAAGACAGGCAAGCTGCGGTGGAAGGCTGATGAAGCATTAGCCGAAGGCAATGGTACAGCGTATCTGCAGGAATCCGATGGAGTGGTGCTGCGAACCTTCTTTGTGCAGGGTGCACTGACTTCTGTGCAATTAAACGCTTATGACAAGAAAACCGGGAAAAAGCTATGGAGTGAGTTTGGACAGGGAGAGGCACTTCAAATTAAAAATGGATTGGTATATTCCGTCGATTATTACACTCCGCTGCTTCAAGATTATGAATCTGACCCGGACCGGAAGGTACAGGTGAATGCCTTTAATCTCAAGACAGGAACACGTAAAGGAAGTATGGACTTCACTTGGAAAATGTCCGGCGACCCGCCGTATGAGCACGGCCAAGGGAGTGCATTGGCTGATAATGGGAAGATATATATTGAACAGGCAGGCAAGATTGCTGAATATGATCTGAATACGTATAAGAATGGTGATGCTCCAACGAGGACGTTTCAGCCTCCTGGCGGGGTGAGTGGAGAACTGGTAGCGGTTGTTCAGGATCGTCTAATCTACAGGGACTCTGTTACAGATAGCGAATTAAAGGGTGTTAAGCTGGTAAACGGCAGTGCGGTTCAATGGAATGGCGATGCTCCAGTGTCGCAGGTTAGCATATATGGCAAAGGAATCTATCGTGCGCAGCGTAACGGTACACTGCTTGGAATCAATATGCTGACAAGCCAGCCTGTATTCCGTGTGAAAACCGGGGCTGATTTGCATGAAGCAACGCTGAAGACCGGCAGCATGATTATTATACAGGCCGAAGGCAAACTGATTGGCGTCAAGCTGCCAGCATCGCTGAAATAG
- a CDS encoding manganese catalase family protein, with translation MFFYREDLINMIVPDKPDPAAAKVLQETLGGQFGEMRTMMQFFFQSSNFRGKATQYRDLLRGVFLEELSHIELVQQTINQLLTGAGAEGAGDAGLDGAPLDEAIKHANPHHYIMGAQSSLPVDAAGNPWLGNYVYDHGNLVSNLLDNVVLESTGVLQKTRIYEMSTNKAFRETLGFLIVRDNSHQNAFAKALETLGVNWGKVFPVPNYDINKYPECQKYVDLGFHNAQFNFRLDNTRIAEIYSGQSPSRNGGELKVTDPPQGFPLPYMPELPNEHSPGLHDLNA, from the coding sequence ATGTTTTTTTATAGAGAAGATCTGATTAATATGATTGTTCCGGATAAACCGGATCCGGCAGCAGCCAAAGTGTTACAGGAAACATTGGGCGGACAATTTGGAGAAATGCGTACGATGATGCAGTTTTTCTTCCAGAGCAGCAACTTCCGCGGAAAAGCAACACAATACAGAGACCTGCTTCGTGGTGTATTTCTGGAGGAATTAAGCCACATCGAATTGGTACAGCAAACGATAAATCAATTATTGACCGGAGCAGGAGCGGAGGGGGCAGGCGATGCCGGCCTGGACGGAGCTCCACTCGACGAAGCCATCAAACATGCGAATCCGCATCATTATATTATGGGGGCACAGAGTTCTCTGCCTGTAGATGCAGCAGGTAACCCATGGCTTGGGAATTACGTCTACGATCATGGCAATCTGGTCAGCAATTTGCTTGACAACGTTGTATTGGAATCGACGGGAGTATTACAAAAAACAAGAATCTATGAAATGAGTACAAACAAAGCGTTTCGTGAAACGTTGGGTTTCCTGATCGTTCGTGATAATTCACATCAAAATGCATTCGCGAAGGCCCTCGAAACGTTGGGTGTAAATTGGGGAAAAGTGTTTCCAGTGCCGAACTACGATATCAACAAATACCCGGAATGCCAAAAATACGTTGACCTTGGCTTCCATAATGCCCAGTTTAACTTCCGGTTGGATAATACCCGGATTGCTGAAATATATAGCGGCCAATCACCTAGTCGTAATGGCGGCGAACTGAAAGTTACTGACCCTCCGCAGGGATTCCCACTCCCATATATGCCGGAACTTCCTAATGAGCATAGCCCTGGCCTGCATGACTTGAATGCCTGA
- a CDS encoding spore germination protein: protein MLLRWMKRVFQSQPLPQKNEKSFQNQTKPFAKLDPSLSNTLSSIREAFKNSPDFVVREFAESAAYDIPLAVCYIEGLTDPVLLVELMEHVVHFVNTAPSNEELRADDVVRRILPTGHIENLDSPDLIYRAILTGHVVVLVDGERYAIAVPIPGGARRSVEEPTSQTVVRGPKEGFTEEINTNMTLIRRKIRTPDLKFQMHHIGDYTQTSVAVAYIQGIAKPEVVAEVTKRLSAIHTDSILESGYIEEFIQDAPITPFPTLINTERPDTVAGSLLDGQVAILVDGTPFALIGPVTFFNFFQTTEDYYQRYDISTFLRAIRLMSFLVSLLLPSTFIALTTFQQEMIPTTLLITLAAQREGVPFPALLEALLMEITFEVIREAGVRMPRAIGPAISIVGALVIGQAAVEAGLVSGAMVIVVSFTAISNFVIPYFSMATAVRLMRFPFMLLAGTLGLFGILVGAVPLLVHLISLKSLGADYMMPFSPFYKSNMKDLILRVPWWAMKTRPNEKAGPNKTRQSANQYPSGSNSVVEHIQEPEPDR, encoded by the coding sequence ATGCTACTCCGTTGGATGAAAAGAGTATTTCAATCACAACCGCTACCTCAGAAGAACGAGAAATCCTTTCAAAATCAAACAAAGCCATTTGCAAAACTGGATCCATCACTTTCAAATACACTTAGCTCCATTAGAGAAGCTTTTAAGAATAGTCCGGATTTTGTGGTTCGTGAATTTGCTGAATCTGCAGCCTATGATATCCCATTAGCGGTTTGCTATATTGAAGGTTTAACTGACCCAGTCCTGCTTGTAGAGCTAATGGAACATGTCGTCCATTTTGTTAATACTGCCCCATCTAATGAGGAATTACGAGCGGACGATGTCGTGAGAAGGATTTTACCTACGGGTCATATTGAAAATCTGGATTCACCAGATCTGATTTACCGCGCAATTTTAACCGGGCATGTGGTTGTACTGGTTGATGGTGAGCGTTATGCCATAGCAGTTCCCATTCCCGGAGGAGCAAGAAGGTCAGTGGAAGAGCCGACTTCTCAGACTGTAGTTAGGGGACCTAAGGAAGGTTTCACCGAAGAAATCAATACCAATATGACTTTAATTCGGCGAAAAATACGGACTCCTGATTTGAAATTTCAAATGCATCATATCGGAGACTATACACAAACATCGGTTGCTGTGGCTTATATTCAGGGCATAGCCAAGCCGGAAGTGGTAGCAGAAGTGACGAAGCGTTTAAGCGCCATTCATACGGACAGTATACTCGAGAGTGGTTACATAGAGGAGTTCATTCAGGACGCTCCGATCACCCCTTTTCCAACGCTGATCAATACCGAGCGGCCCGATACAGTAGCCGGCAGTTTGCTCGATGGACAAGTAGCGATACTTGTTGACGGGACACCATTTGCTCTTATTGGCCCCGTGACTTTTTTTAACTTTTTTCAAACGACAGAAGATTACTACCAGCGTTATGATATTTCTACTTTTTTGAGAGCCATTCGATTAATGTCTTTTTTGGTCTCTTTGCTGCTCCCATCTACTTTCATTGCATTAACCACATTCCAACAAGAGATGATTCCTACTACCTTATTAATTACACTTGCCGCACAGCGGGAGGGTGTGCCTTTTCCTGCGTTACTTGAAGCGTTACTTATGGAAATTACGTTTGAGGTCATTCGTGAGGCAGGCGTTCGGATGCCACGAGCGATTGGGCCAGCGATATCCATTGTAGGTGCATTGGTTATTGGCCAAGCGGCAGTAGAAGCGGGATTGGTTTCCGGAGCGATGGTTATCGTGGTATCGTTCACGGCCATCTCCAACTTTGTTATTCCTTACTTCAGCATGGCAACAGCAGTACGTTTGATGCGTTTTCCATTCATGCTGCTGGCTGGTACCCTTGGATTGTTCGGTATATTGGTAGGTGCAGTGCCATTGTTGGTTCATTTGATATCGCTCAAGTCATTGGGTGCGGATTATATGATGCCTTTCAGCCCGTTTTACAAGTCAAACATGAAGGATCTGATCTTGCGGGTACCTTGGTGGGCGATGAAGACGAGACCGAATGAAAAAGCAGGGCCCAACAAAACAAGGCAATCGGCAAATCAATATCCCTCAGGCTCCAACAGTGTTGTAGAACATATTCAAGAACCTGAACCTGATAGATAA
- a CDS encoding GntR family transcriptional regulator: protein MKILISNASSDPIYMQILTQIRQSILSGELVAGDSLPSIRQLAKDLQVSVITTKRVYEELEKEKLIDSVVGKGCFVSGANQDFIREQRMKRLEEKMLEIIRESKELSMTEQDVIQLFTMLSEEETSS, encoded by the coding sequence ATTAAAATTCTGATATCCAACGCTTCGAGCGATCCCATCTATATGCAGATATTAACCCAGATCAGGCAGAGTATTTTGAGCGGAGAGTTGGTTGCCGGGGATAGTCTTCCCTCCATCAGGCAGCTCGCCAAGGATCTGCAAGTCAGCGTGATTACGACCAAACGTGTCTATGAAGAGCTGGAAAAAGAGAAGTTAATTGACTCCGTCGTAGGCAAGGGCTGTTTCGTCTCAGGAGCCAATCAGGACTTTATTCGGGAGCAGCGGATGAAACGGCTGGAAGAGAAAATGCTGGAGATTATTCGGGAAAGTAAGGAATTAAGTATGACGGAGCAAGATGTAATTCAACTTTTCACTATGTTGTCTGAGGAGGAAACTTCATCATGA
- a CDS encoding manganese catalase family protein, with the protein MFRHQKELQFEVKVDRPDPVFARQVQEVLGGQFGEMTVMMQYLFQGFNCRGEEKYKDMLMDIGTEEIGHVEMLCALISQLLDGATPAEQQKAAEDPVTAAIMGGINPQHLLVSGLGGLPTNSTGVPWNGSYIVASGNLLADMRSNLHAESQGRLQVARLYHMTTDEGVRATFRKMLARDRYHQYQWMAAIQELEEKNGVVVPASFPPEAEQESQPEAYEFWNLSEGTESSEGLWAKGSAPDGTGDFVYVSNPVPKGQVYEPVIPATELHHDLDGKASDK; encoded by the coding sequence ATGTTCAGACACCAAAAGGAATTACAATTCGAAGTAAAAGTAGATCGCCCGGATCCCGTATTTGCCCGTCAGGTCCAGGAAGTATTGGGTGGACAATTCGGCGAAATGACCGTAATGATGCAGTACCTCTTTCAAGGATTCAATTGTCGTGGCGAAGAAAAATATAAAGATATGCTTATGGATATCGGCACCGAGGAAATCGGCCACGTTGAGATGCTCTGCGCTTTGATCAGCCAGCTGCTGGATGGCGCCACACCTGCTGAACAGCAAAAAGCAGCTGAGGATCCTGTTACTGCTGCCATTATGGGAGGAATCAATCCTCAACATCTACTGGTGAGCGGACTCGGCGGTTTACCTACGAACTCTACTGGCGTACCTTGGAATGGTTCATATATTGTGGCAAGCGGCAACCTTCTTGCAGATATGCGTTCTAACCTGCATGCCGAAAGTCAGGGCCGTCTCCAGGTTGCACGACTCTATCACATGACTACCGATGAAGGCGTTCGGGCGACGTTCCGCAAAATGTTGGCACGTGACCGTTACCATCAGTATCAATGGATGGCTGCCATTCAGGAATTGGAGGAAAAGAACGGCGTCGTTGTTCCTGCTTCCTTCCCACCAGAGGCCGAGCAGGAATCTCAACCTGAAGCCTATGAGTTCTGGAATCTTTCCGAAGGTACAGAATCCAGTGAAGGTTTGTGGGCGAAAGGAAGTGCTCCAGATGGTACCGGGGATTTCGTGTACGTTTCCAATCCTGTTCCAAAAGGGCAAGTCTACGAGCCTGTCATTCCTGCCACAGAACTACATCATGACCTCGATGGAAAAGCGAGCGATAAATAA
- a CDS encoding DUF3231 family protein codes for MGILSGNPKDEPMHYGEIFSVWQCSMVAKGSISCYQAYMNHAGDKDLKKILDDLLDQAKLEIKECDALLTENGIAPAPMLPERPPVKLEDIPAGARFTDPEIAAKIAADTSLGLVAASQVMGQSIREDIGALFAKYHVTKTALGVRILQLVKEKGWLVPPPLQIKRPDSE; via the coding sequence ATGGGTATATTGAGTGGCAATCCCAAAGACGAACCCATGCACTACGGAGAAATCTTCAGCGTGTGGCAATGCTCCATGGTGGCAAAAGGCTCCATTTCCTGTTACCAGGCGTACATGAACCATGCAGGAGATAAGGATCTGAAAAAAATCCTTGATGACCTGCTGGATCAGGCCAAACTGGAAATTAAAGAGTGCGATGCTTTGTTGACCGAGAATGGCATTGCTCCGGCCCCAATGCTGCCCGAAAGACCTCCTGTCAAATTGGAGGATATCCCCGCTGGCGCAAGGTTTACTGATCCTGAAATCGCAGCCAAAATCGCAGCAGACACCTCGTTGGGTCTGGTTGCTGCGAGCCAGGTCATGGGACAATCCATCCGGGAAGATATCGGTGCATTATTCGCCAAATATCACGTAACCAAGACGGCACTAGGCGTGCGCATTTTGCAATTGGTCAAAGAAAAAGGCTGGCTTGTTCCTCCTCCTCTTCAAATCAAAAGACCAGATTCGGAGTAA
- a CDS encoding Ger(x)C family spore germination protein produces MIRCFYILILLVSVISIAGCGNRTELNELGITTAAGYDRKNGNWLITYQIIVPPASSTNGSSGGSQSAVTTFSSQGKTIREAVAQSSLENPKKLYFSHTNVILIGQEAAQYGLSEILDDYYRNIDARESVKVIIADGQAKDYLKKLVPPEKQPGRALSQIIERNHELGSYYPVMNLHEIALKITSDSGSAGIPILTVKGQDTKQLESIDIFRQTSTRGKLRLQGLSVFYKDKQIGVLNQRESMGISWLTDRVNRTNLSYVNTHGEINSFLIQKASVKVEPVKSGHHYSIQVNAKVKAELNESTTLADITSPHIIDELQLQAERIITSQMMEGWKASQRLHADMLSIANKIHQRHPKDWKTLKEKWPQELAQMEINVNVDVSLRRTGLLQDSFSRLLHKESGESEGEH; encoded by the coding sequence GTGATCCGGTGTTTCTACATCCTTATACTCCTCGTTTCAGTGATCTCTATTGCCGGGTGTGGTAATCGTACGGAGCTGAATGAACTGGGCATTACGACTGCAGCAGGATATGACAGAAAGAACGGTAACTGGTTGATTACCTATCAGATCATTGTTCCTCCTGCAAGCAGTACAAACGGATCTTCTGGTGGATCCCAATCCGCGGTGACTACCTTTTCATCTCAAGGGAAAACGATTAGGGAAGCGGTAGCCCAAAGCAGTCTGGAGAATCCCAAAAAGTTATACTTTTCACATACCAATGTCATATTAATTGGCCAAGAAGCCGCACAATATGGACTGTCAGAGATCTTGGATGACTACTATCGCAATATCGATGCCAGGGAATCGGTTAAGGTGATCATCGCAGATGGGCAGGCGAAAGATTACTTAAAGAAACTGGTACCACCAGAAAAACAACCTGGCCGGGCACTATCTCAGATTATAGAACGTAACCATGAGCTTGGATCCTATTATCCGGTCATGAATCTGCATGAAATTGCTTTGAAAATAACTTCCGACAGTGGTTCAGCGGGCATTCCCATCCTCACAGTAAAAGGGCAAGACACTAAACAACTGGAGTCCATCGATATTTTTAGGCAGACATCAACGCGAGGCAAGCTAAGACTTCAAGGATTAAGTGTATTTTATAAAGATAAGCAAATCGGTGTATTGAATCAAAGAGAGAGTATGGGCATTTCGTGGCTAACTGACCGAGTGAATAGAACTAATTTGAGTTATGTCAATACACATGGTGAAATCAATTCTTTTTTGATTCAAAAAGCAAGTGTCAAGGTTGAGCCCGTGAAGTCGGGTCATCATTACAGCATTCAGGTGAATGCCAAAGTCAAAGCTGAACTGAATGAGAGCACAACACTTGCAGATATAACAAGCCCACATATTATTGACGAATTGCAGCTGCAAGCTGAGCGAATCATTACCTCGCAGATGATGGAGGGGTGGAAAGCAAGTCAGCGGCTCCATGCCGACATGTTAAGCATTGCTAACAAAATTCATCAAAGACATCCAAAGGACTGGAAAACATTAAAAGAAAAGTGGCCGCAGGAGTTGGCACAGATGGAGATTAACGTAAACGTCGACGTAAGCCTAAGACGAACCGGGCTGCTGCAGGATTCATTCAGTCGGTTGCTTCATAAGGAAAGTGGAGAAAGTGAAGGGGAACATTAA
- a CDS encoding spore coat protein: protein MSTTMTKEMLVKAIKPMDDLAIATDMLLSAKSAVRTYAIALTETATPRVRKVLKAQLDTAIDTHQKIADYMIKNEMYHPYNIEEQVEHDLEKSDTALKLADSK from the coding sequence ATGTCTACGACAATGACCAAAGAAATGCTGGTAAAGGCCATCAAGCCAATGGATGATCTTGCGATTGCCACCGATATGCTTCTGTCAGCCAAGTCAGCTGTACGCACTTATGCGATTGCTCTTACCGAAACGGCAACACCACGAGTTCGAAAAGTGCTGAAGGCCCAACTGGACACTGCAATTGATACGCATCAAAAAATCGCCGACTATATGATCAAAAATGAAATGTATCATCCTTACAATATCGAAGAACAAGTTGAGCATGATTTGGAAAAATCGGATACGGCTTTGAAATTAGCGGACTCCAAATAA
- a CDS encoding AMP-dependent synthetase and ligase, with amino-acid sequence MNQFSQSQQISHLAQQLTQQTQQASMQYQQLLRQEQSNAQQLEQLAQREQQAAHMIQTALQGHQTAIQQLQQIANLAQQLVSTTSQHVSYLEQPYNNPNVSITGQTFGQYPNQHRQ; translated from the coding sequence TTGAATCAATTTTCACAGTCCCAACAAATTTCCCATCTGGCTCAGCAGCTTACGCAGCAAACACAGCAAGCTTCCATGCAGTATCAACAACTGCTGAGACAGGAGCAAAGCAATGCTCAGCAGCTTGAACAATTGGCTCAACGCGAGCAGCAAGCGGCTCATATGATTCAAACCGCACTTCAAGGACACCAAACCGCTATTCAGCAATTACAACAAATCGCCAATCTCGCTCAACAGCTCGTGAGCACGACTTCTCAACATGTTTCATACTTAGAACAACCTTATAACAACCCAAATGTCAGTATTACTGGGCAAACGTTCGGACAGTATCCAAACCAGCATCGTCAATAA
- a CDS encoding GerAB/ArcD/ProY family transporter — protein sequence MNSAGSVRVSELAAGLSLFEVGSTTLFLMGGEAKQDAWLAMLIGAFAGLLLLIIHLTIHHQEPDLDLFLLLKRYMGKILGTVVSLSFIGYFAYEASRNLRDLSEVTTLTLLNKTPMWLISIISLLVVANTVRYGYRVLFLICMILFPVIVFGYVLISILIPATGLFHTELSLPVLENGWGNIFKAAIPEIISFPFGQVVLFLVFYPYGRKGKNLNKVVIIAYIATAVSLTFINQLIIFVMGPDIAMFSTLPLLQTVQLIDMTEVLERMDALFTLLLFLGLGIKIAFFFQGAVIGLERITGASYRRWVLPAGIVLYGLSFLSPNFTEHLEVGRGIALIYSSPLFQIVLPLILLIVILIKKRMKINK from the coding sequence ATGAATTCAGCCGGATCCGTTCGTGTATCCGAATTGGCCGCTGGTCTTTCCCTGTTCGAAGTTGGAAGTACAACCTTGTTTCTAATGGGCGGAGAAGCGAAGCAGGATGCATGGTTAGCGATGCTAATTGGAGCATTTGCTGGCCTATTGCTGCTAATTATCCATCTTACCATTCATCACCAGGAACCCGACCTGGATTTGTTCCTTTTGTTGAAACGCTACATGGGCAAGATACTGGGAACAGTAGTAAGCTTATCATTTATCGGTTATTTCGCTTATGAAGCTTCCCGGAATCTGCGGGATCTGAGTGAGGTTACCACGTTGACGTTGTTAAATAAAACACCCATGTGGTTGATCAGTATAATCAGTCTGCTGGTTGTAGCCAACACCGTGCGGTACGGATATCGTGTGCTGTTCCTCATTTGCATGATTTTGTTCCCTGTAATAGTTTTCGGTTACGTGTTAATCAGTATTCTTATTCCTGCCACTGGTCTTTTTCATACTGAATTGAGTTTGCCTGTATTGGAAAACGGGTGGGGAAACATATTCAAGGCTGCTATTCCAGAAATTATATCCTTTCCATTCGGACAAGTTGTTTTGTTTTTGGTCTTTTATCCTTATGGCCGTAAAGGAAAGAATCTGAACAAAGTCGTGATCATAGCATATATCGCTACCGCGGTCAGTTTAACATTTATCAATCAACTCATTATTTTCGTTATGGGACCCGACATCGCAATGTTTAGTACGCTCCCTCTGCTGCAAACCGTTCAATTAATTGACATGACAGAGGTGCTTGAACGGATGGACGCCCTGTTCACGCTGCTCCTGTTCTTGGGATTAGGGATTAAGATCGCTTTTTTTTTCCAAGGTGCTGTAATAGGGCTTGAAAGAATCACTGGAGCTAGTTACCGGAGATGGGTACTGCCTGCAGGGATTGTGTTGTATGGACTGTCATTCTTGTCTCCGAATTTTACAGAGCATCTTGAAGTTGGGCGAGGCATTGCGTTGATCTATTCTTCACCGTTATTTCAAATTGTTCTTCCGCTCATATTATTAATTGTTATTCTTATCAAGAAAAGAATGAAGATTAATAAGTGA
- a CDS encoding spore coat protein has product MATKELAVHEKLEIHELLTLKTSCATKAVTILELVQDEKLKSLIEDDLNNSSQAIEELKSLLK; this is encoded by the coding sequence ATGGCGACGAAAGAACTTGCAGTACACGAGAAACTTGAAATTCATGAACTGCTAACGCTCAAAACATCATGTGCTACTAAAGCGGTTACCATACTGGAACTGGTCCAAGACGAGAAACTAAAATCCTTGATTGAAGACGATCTGAACAATTCATCCCAAGCGATTGAAGAGTTGAAATCCCTATTGAAATAA